The proteins below are encoded in one region of Verrucomicrobiia bacterium:
- a CDS encoding acyl-CoA dehydrogenase family protein translates to MDILEDKSLSEGKRKALELAEDSREQEWKHPSFAAELFKGRVRWDLILPYPEQNAEDRKIGDEFLKKLEAVLREHIDPDKVDQTGEVPAEALKALAEIGCFAIKIPKEYGGLGMSQVNYNRAIHLVASYCSSTAVWLSAHQSIGVPQPLKLFGTDEQKKKYLPRFAKGAISAFALTEPDVGSDPAKMTTTAVPVDDGKNFIINGDKLWCTNGPKADILIVMAQTPPKVVNGKEKKQITAFIVERASGGIEVLHRCRFMGLNGIQNGLLRFKNVKVPRENIVGGEGQGLKIALTTLNTGRLTMPAAVTGGSKWCLKVARLWSKERVQWGHEIGQHEAVAHKIATMAATIFTMDAVTYIASEMADRHLFDIRLEAAMAKLCCTEASWKVVDGTLQIRGGRGYETGPSLKARGEKGYAVERMMRDARINTIIEGTSQIMRLFIAREAMDTHVRKIMPIMSRKTKPGEKLALAGKAFKFYSTWYPKQFIPASQLPKDVAIPGALKPHMKYIGGAARRLARNLFHAMAINQQKLESKQQLMSRLVNIGTDLFAMASACSKAIRLKEKGTADANSVALADLFCRQAKGRIEKQFRGLFSNSDAFAYNLAQDVLEGKYAWLENDIIFPA, encoded by the coding sequence ATGGACATTCTTGAAGACAAGAGCCTTAGCGAAGGTAAACGCAAGGCGCTCGAGCTGGCCGAAGATTCGCGCGAGCAAGAGTGGAAACACCCCAGTTTCGCCGCCGAACTATTTAAAGGAAGAGTCCGCTGGGACCTCATCCTCCCTTATCCCGAACAGAATGCGGAAGACAGGAAAATCGGGGACGAATTCCTCAAAAAACTCGAGGCCGTGCTCCGCGAGCACATCGACCCGGACAAGGTCGACCAGACCGGCGAAGTCCCGGCCGAGGCGCTGAAGGCGCTGGCCGAGATCGGCTGCTTTGCCATCAAGATTCCCAAAGAATACGGCGGCCTGGGCATGAGCCAGGTCAATTATAACCGCGCCATCCACCTGGTGGCGAGCTACTGCTCTTCGACTGCGGTTTGGCTTTCCGCGCATCAGTCCATCGGCGTTCCGCAGCCTTTGAAACTCTTCGGAACCGACGAGCAAAAGAAAAAGTACCTTCCGCGTTTTGCCAAGGGCGCGATCTCGGCTTTTGCGCTCACCGAACCCGACGTCGGCAGCGATCCGGCGAAAATGACGACAACCGCGGTGCCGGTCGATGACGGCAAGAACTTCATTATCAACGGCGACAAGCTCTGGTGCACGAACGGACCCAAGGCTGACATCCTGATCGTGATGGCGCAGACACCGCCCAAAGTCGTCAACGGCAAGGAAAAGAAGCAGATCACGGCCTTTATCGTGGAGCGTGCCTCTGGCGGAATCGAAGTCTTGCACCGCTGCCGGTTCATGGGCCTCAACGGAATTCAGAACGGACTCTTGCGCTTCAAGAACGTGAAGGTGCCGCGGGAAAACATCGTGGGCGGGGAAGGTCAGGGGCTGAAGATCGCGCTGACTACCTTGAACACGGGAAGATTGACGATGCCCGCCGCCGTGACGGGCGGCTCCAAGTGGTGCCTGAAGGTGGCGCGGCTCTGGTCCAAGGAACGCGTCCAGTGGGGCCATGAGATCGGCCAGCATGAAGCCGTGGCGCACAAGATCGCGACCATGGCCGCCACGATTTTTACGATGGATGCCGTGACCTACATCGCCTCGGAAATGGCGGACCGGCATCTTTTCGACATCCGCCTGGAAGCGGCCATGGCCAAACTCTGCTGCACGGAAGCGAGCTGGAAAGTCGTTGACGGGACTCTCCAGATCCGCGGCGGACGTGGTTACGAAACCGGGCCTTCGCTGAAGGCCAGGGGCGAAAAAGGCTATGCGGTCGAGCGCATGATGCGCGACGCCCGTATCAACACCATCATCGAAGGCACCAGCCAGATCATGCGTCTTTTCATCGCGCGCGAAGCCATGGACACACACGTGCGCAAGATCATGCCCATCATGTCGCGTAAGACGAAACCTGGCGAAAAGCTGGCGCTCGCGGGCAAGGCCTTCAAGTTTTACAGCACGTGGTATCCGAAGCAGTTCATCCCCGCGTCGCAGCTTCCGAAAGACGTCGCGATTCCCGGCGCGCTCAAACCGCACATGAAATACATCGGCGGCGCGGCGCGGCGCCTGGCCCGGAACCTGTTCCATGCCATGGCCATCAACCAGCAGAAGCTCGAATCCAAGCAGCAGCTCATGTCGCGCCTCGTCAATATCGGTACCGACCTTTTTGCCATGGCCTCGGCCTGTTCCAAGGCGATCCGGCTGAAGGAAAAGGGCACGGCCGACGCCAATTCCGTGGCGCTTGCTGACTTGTTCTGCCGTCAGGCCAAGGGCCGCATCGAAAAGCAGTTCCGCGGCCTGTTCTCCAATAGCGATGCCTTTGCGTACAACCTCGCCCAGGATGTCCTGGAAGGCAAGTACGCCTGGCTGGAGAACGACATTATCTTCCCGGCCTAA
- a CDS encoding NADPH-dependent assimilatory sulfite reductase hemoprotein subunit: MEDKKTAAEKNKENSAYLKGTVPDAVLSDSSHFTSDESALLKFHGTYQQDDRDVRGARVKEKKEPLYGMMVRSKIPGGRLTAAQYLNHDDLAGLYGNGTLRITTRQGFQFHGVLKKNLKAVIRSINEKLGTTSGACGDIVRNVMACPAPASDRSRMKVFELAKSLSDQFLSKSGTYQEIWLDGKKTETERPPEEAEPIYGKAYLPRKFKIGMACPDDNCIDVYTHDLGIVPELDASGGVAGFTLLVGGGLGMTHGIEKTYPRLATPLCFVTPEDLAETCKAIVLVQRDNGNRQDRKRARLKYLLDERGVPWFRSEVEKRLGKKTQDPHPIRLKEVENHLGWHPNAQGAWYLGVFIENGRIKDEGSLKLRTGLRALVEKYKPDVYLTAQQDILFSGFQENQKKEVEDLLRSHGIKLPWELAKARLDSIACPALPTCGLAISESERVMPGLMDEWEKEVAAQGLEDQKFIIRMTGCPNGCARPYNAEIALVGRNPGIYNVYVGGSLIGDRMAWSLADKVPLADIVKTLRPVLSLYRKEREKGEGFGDFCFRSGAAKLKNLISASAASQVPHSS, encoded by the coding sequence ATGGAAGACAAGAAAACAGCCGCGGAAAAAAACAAGGAAAACAGCGCTTACCTGAAGGGCACGGTTCCTGACGCCGTCCTCTCGGACAGCTCGCACTTCACGAGTGACGAAAGCGCCCTGCTCAAATTTCACGGCACCTATCAGCAGGACGACCGCGACGTCCGCGGCGCACGCGTGAAGGAAAAGAAAGAGCCTCTCTACGGAATGATGGTCCGCTCCAAGATTCCGGGAGGACGCCTGACCGCCGCGCAATATCTCAACCACGACGACCTCGCCGGCCTGTACGGCAACGGCACGCTCCGGATCACCACGCGCCAGGGCTTTCAGTTCCACGGCGTCCTGAAAAAGAACCTCAAAGCCGTCATTCGCAGCATCAACGAAAAGCTCGGCACGACCAGCGGCGCCTGCGGCGACATCGTCCGCAACGTCATGGCCTGCCCGGCGCCGGCCTCGGACCGCTCGCGCATGAAAGTGTTCGAGCTGGCTAAGAGCTTGTCGGACCAGTTCCTCTCCAAGAGCGGCACTTACCAGGAAATCTGGCTGGACGGAAAAAAGACCGAAACCGAAAGGCCTCCGGAAGAGGCGGAGCCCATCTACGGCAAGGCTTACCTGCCGCGCAAATTCAAGATCGGCATGGCCTGCCCGGATGACAACTGCATCGACGTGTACACGCATGACCTGGGCATCGTGCCCGAGTTGGATGCCAGCGGCGGCGTGGCGGGATTCACGCTGCTCGTGGGCGGCGGGCTCGGCATGACGCATGGCATCGAAAAGACGTATCCGCGGCTGGCAACGCCGCTTTGCTTTGTGACGCCCGAGGACCTGGCCGAAACCTGCAAAGCCATCGTGCTCGTCCAGCGTGACAACGGCAACCGCCAGGACCGTAAAAGGGCCCGCCTCAAGTACCTTCTGGATGAGCGGGGAGTGCCCTGGTTCCGCTCGGAAGTGGAGAAGCGGCTGGGAAAAAAAACCCAGGATCCGCACCCGATCCGCTTGAAAGAGGTTGAAAACCACCTGGGCTGGCACCCGAATGCCCAAGGCGCCTGGTACCTGGGCGTTTTCATCGAGAACGGCAGGATCAAAGACGAAGGTTCCCTGAAGCTGAGGACCGGCCTGCGCGCGCTCGTGGAAAAATACAAGCCGGACGTTTATCTCACGGCCCAGCAGGACATCCTTTTCAGCGGGTTCCAGGAGAACCAGAAAAAGGAAGTCGAGGACTTGCTGCGTTCCCACGGCATCAAACTGCCTTGGGAGCTCGCCAAGGCGCGGCTTGATTCCATCGCCTGCCCGGCCCTGCCCACCTGCGGCCTGGCCATCTCGGAATCCGAGCGGGTCATGCCCGGCCTCATGGACGAATGGGAGAAAGAAGTCGCGGCCCAGGGGCTCGAAGACCAGAAATTCATCATCCGCATGACCGGCTGCCCGAACGGCTGCGCGCGGCCGTACAATGCCGAGATCGCCCTGGTCGGGCGCAATCCCGGCATTTACAACGTCTACGTCGGCGGCAGCCTGATCGGCGACCGCATGGCCTGGAGCCTGGCTGACAAAGTGCCGCTTGCCGACATCGTCAAAACGCTGCGTCCCGTGCTTTCACTTTACCGCAAAGAGCGCGAAAAAGGCGAAGGATTCGGTGATTTTTGCTTCCGTTCCGGAGCGGCCAAATTAAAAAATTTGATCTCCGCCTCGGCCGCTTCCCAAGTGCCTCATTCCTCGTAG
- the trpS gene encoding tryptophan--tRNA ligase, which yields MTRVLSGTRPTGKLHLGNFLGAIENFTKLQNLDAYFMIADWHALTTEYESHTQIAQNVGEVMVDYLASGLDPEKCTIFIQSEVPEHVELALIFSMITPLGWLERNPTYKDQLKEMKGKDLATHGFLGYPVLQAADILLYKAVKVPVGEDQLPHLELTREILRRFHHLYKVQIFPEPEAILTQAPRIPGTDGRKMSKSYNNCIYLADTKEETTAKVKTMVTDPARVRRTDPGNPEVCPVFYMHKIFNQGNVPTVDKECRTAARGCTECKMEMAGKMNESLDPIRERRKEWTTKPKEVRKILDKGRDKARSTAQATLSEAMKAVGLRS from the coding sequence ATGACACGTGTTTTAAGCGGGACCCGGCCGACGGGAAAGCTCCATCTCGGCAATTTCCTTGGCGCGATCGAAAATTTCACCAAGCTGCAGAACCTGGACGCGTATTTCATGATCGCGGACTGGCATGCGCTGACCACCGAATACGAGTCCCACACGCAAATCGCCCAGAACGTGGGCGAAGTCATGGTGGATTACCTGGCCAGCGGTCTCGATCCGGAGAAGTGCACCATCTTCATCCAGAGCGAGGTGCCGGAACACGTGGAACTGGCCCTGATCTTCTCCATGATCACTCCTCTGGGATGGCTGGAAAGAAACCCGACCTACAAAGACCAGCTCAAGGAAATGAAAGGCAAGGATCTCGCCACGCACGGCTTTCTCGGTTATCCCGTGCTGCAGGCCGCGGACATCCTGCTTTATAAAGCGGTCAAAGTGCCGGTGGGCGAGGATCAGCTCCCGCACTTGGAACTCACGCGGGAAATCCTGCGGCGGTTTCATCATCTGTATAAGGTCCAGATTTTTCCGGAACCCGAAGCCATCCTGACGCAGGCGCCGCGCATTCCCGGGACCGACGGCCGCAAGATGAGCAAGAGCTACAACAATTGCATTTATCTCGCGGACACGAAGGAAGAGACAACGGCCAAGGTCAAGACCATGGTGACGGACCCGGCCCGCGTCCGCCGCACGGATCCGGGAAACCCGGAAGTCTGTCCGGTTTTTTACATGCACAAGATTTTTAATCAAGGCAATGTTCCCACGGTGGACAAGGAATGCCGCACCGCGGCGCGCGGCTGCACCGAATGCAAGATGGAAATGGCCGGCAAGATGAATGAATCTTTAGATCCCATACGCGAAAGGCGCAAGGAATGGACAACGAAACCGAAAGAAGTCAGGAAAATCCTGGACAAGGGGCGGGACAAGGCCCGGTCGACGGCTCAAGCGACGCTCAGCGAAGCGATGAAGGCCGTGGGGCTCCGCAGCTAG
- a CDS encoding segregation/condensation protein A, whose product MQKAERSPLHVKLSIYDGPLDLLLDLIKKNEMDILNIQVSEITRQYLEYLAEMKRLDLEVAGEFLVMAATLVYIKSRMILPQTEDDEDEEGGDPRAELVRKLLEYQAFKEAAKELGMLETERGKAFTRQIADYYLADLSAEDAGIDTFSANLYDLLSAFQKVLTLKGREAMHEVYEEVISIDQKISDLKAALAQRKRVLFTEMFPARWTRNELIATFLALLEVVKGKFARFVQEKQFGEIVIEKIEEPQPSTSQPEAQ is encoded by the coding sequence TTGCAAAAGGCCGAACGCAGCCCGCTTCACGTGAAATTATCGATCTACGATGGGCCGCTCGACCTCCTTCTCGACCTGATCAAGAAGAACGAGATGGACATCCTGAACATCCAGGTTTCGGAGATCACGCGCCAGTACCTGGAGTACCTGGCGGAGATGAAGCGCCTGGACCTGGAAGTCGCGGGCGAGTTTCTCGTGATGGCCGCGACGCTCGTCTACATCAAGTCGCGGATGATCCTCCCTCAGACCGAAGACGACGAAGACGAAGAGGGCGGCGATCCGCGCGCGGAACTCGTGCGCAAGCTGCTCGAATACCAGGCGTTCAAGGAAGCGGCCAAAGAACTCGGCATGCTCGAGACCGAGCGCGGCAAGGCGTTCACGCGCCAGATCGCGGATTATTACCTCGCGGATCTCAGCGCCGAAGATGCGGGCATCGACACGTTCAGCGCGAATTTGTACGACCTGCTGTCCGCGTTCCAGAAAGTCCTGACCTTGAAGGGCCGAGAGGCCATGCACGAGGTCTATGAGGAAGTCATCTCTATTGACCAGAAGATCAGCGACCTCAAGGCGGCGCTGGCACAGAGAAAACGGGTTCTTTTTACGGAAATGTTTCCCGCGCGCTGGACGCGCAACGAGCTTATCGCGACTTTCCTGGCGCTCCTGGAAGTGGTGAAGGGGAAATTCGCGCGCTTCGTCCAGGAAAAACAGTTTGGTGAAATTGTGATCGAAAAAATCGAAGAACCGCAACCTTCAACGTCTCAACCGGAGGCCCAGTGA
- the scpB gene encoding SMC-Scp complex subunit ScpB: protein MNAKTAAKEKEREQKLKAMRKDLEEKLEEQLPPEMLDQKIRVEVEKVDVNAPLEPSQAKSVIEALLFASSKPMTVSEIRKVMRAVMPKEIEGYIQELKQEYTDTKKSFEIVEIAGGYELATRKEFAPWICRVEMQKKVRQATQSALETLAIMAYKQPLTRAEIEELRGVDCSGVVTNLTERGFIKITGKKEIPGRPFLYSTTEKFLEHFGLNSLADLPSIDEIKVMVEQSVKKEDLLGTQKIVEVPQEGAPAEGAPSEQDLESAEAAVDAGVETPAPAEPVDTRKELMDNLSEISAEIDNIPDIRIETREEKNEPGKN, encoded by the coding sequence GTGAACGCAAAAACCGCTGCCAAGGAAAAGGAACGCGAGCAGAAATTGAAAGCCATGCGCAAGGACCTGGAAGAAAAGCTCGAGGAGCAGCTTCCGCCCGAAATGCTTGACCAGAAAATCCGTGTGGAAGTCGAGAAAGTCGACGTCAACGCGCCGCTCGAACCCTCGCAGGCCAAGTCCGTCATCGAAGCGCTCCTTTTTGCCTCTTCCAAGCCCATGACTGTTTCGGAAATCCGCAAGGTGATGCGCGCGGTGATGCCCAAGGAAATCGAAGGCTACATCCAGGAGCTCAAACAGGAATACACGGACACGAAAAAGAGCTTCGAGATCGTGGAGATCGCGGGCGGTTACGAGCTCGCGACACGCAAGGAGTTCGCGCCGTGGATCTGCCGCGTGGAAATGCAGAAAAAGGTCCGGCAGGCCACGCAGTCCGCGCTCGAAACGCTGGCCATCATGGCCTACAAGCAGCCGCTCACGCGCGCCGAGATCGAAGAGCTGCGCGGCGTCGACTGCAGCGGCGTCGTGACGAACCTCACGGAACGCGGCTTCATCAAGATTACAGGCAAAAAAGAAATCCCGGGCCGCCCGTTCCTGTATTCGACCACGGAAAAATTCCTGGAGCACTTCGGCCTGAATTCTCTGGCCGACCTGCCCAGCATCGACGAGATCAAGGTCATGGTCGAGCAGTCCGTGAAAAAAGAAGACCTGCTCGGCACGCAGAAAATTGTGGAAGTGCCGCAGGAAGGCGCCCCCGCGGAAGGCGCGCCGTCTGAGCAGGATCTGGAATCCGCGGAAGCCGCCGTGGACGCGGGCGTGGAAACGCCGGCCCCGGCCGAGCCCGTGGACACGCGTAAGGAACTGATGGACAATCTGTCCGAAATTTCCGCGGAGATCGACAACATCCCGGACATCCGCATCGAAACCCGCGAGGAAAAGAATGAGCCAGGAAAAAACTGA